ATTGATAGGGGCCAATCTGCATCGCCTGTAGCACCACGGATCGGGTAAGGAGGGCTGCCGGGGCGGTGGCCGGCCATGTCGCCGTATCGCCCCTAGCCCCGTCAGCAACCTGGAAGTGGAGACGATGATAAACCCCGCCCCGGTTGCCGAAAAGGGGTTGACACGGGCGGGCAAAGCGGCGGCCGCAGAAACGACTCGAAGTGCCTCTTATATCTCAATGAAAGGTGAACTCGAAACTCACCGCGTCCAGTTTCGGCGCCACGAGGCTCAGGGTGAACTGATAGGGCTGGTGAGGTGTCATCACGGGGGGCGGGGGCCGTCCCAGATACTCCTCGGGGCGGAATTCGCGGCTGGCCAGGGTCGCGCCGTTGACGTCGAAGAGGGTGAAGCCGATAGCGGGAAAGGGTTGGGGCAGGCCTGCGGTGTTGGCCATCACCGCCCGGGCAAACAGGGCATCGGCGATGGCCGGATGACTGCGCACATCGCGGCTCAGGAGTTCGATGCGGGTGAGGTCGCGGTAGGGCACCGCGTCTTCATCGCCCCCGCGGGCGAGAAGCTCGCGGCGCAGGGGCATGAGACGTTCCACCAGGGGTGCCAGTTGCGGCGCTACCTCCGCCACCGCCCCGGGATGGAACACAACGGCCTGGCCGCCCAGCAGGCCGAGCAACAGGGCCGCCAGCAACAGGCCCATGAGAGCCCGCCAGCCGGATCGGGGGCGGCCATCTACTTCCGTGTCCGCGGCGAGACTGGCGGGCAGCGTCGCCGCGGCGTCGGGTTCCTCCGCCAGCTCGAATGGCGCCACCGGCGCGGCCTCCACGGCAATCGGCGGCTCCGGGGTGTCCCCTTCGGCCTCGGGCCATGCCCCGGCGGCGGTGGGGGTGGCCGGCAGCTCGTCCATGAGGTGTTCGCCGACGGCGAAGGGCTTGAGACAATTGCCACAGCGCATGGACCCCGCCGCGGGCAGCTCCTCGGGGTGAACCCGGAAGACCGTGCGGCAGTGGGGACAGCGGGTATATTTGATGATCACCGGCCCGCCTCCCGCCGTTTCAGCACCAGCAACGCCCAGCCGTCACGCAACAGGCGGGCCGTGGGTTCGAGCCTGGGCGCGTAAGCCGCCTCCACCTCGCCCATCTGCTCCTCCAGCAGGCCCGACAAGAGCAGGGTTCCGGCGGGCGCCAGCAGGCCTTCGAGGGTCGGCACAAGGTCCACCAGGGGCCCGGCGAGGATATTGGCCACCACCACGTCGGCGCTACCACCGGGGATCTCCAGGGGCGCCGTCACGTGCAGGCGGTGGGCGACGCCATTGTGGCGGGCGTTGTCGGCGGTGGCGTCCATGGCGCGGGAGTCGATATCGGTGGCCCAGGCTTGGGCCGCGCCCAGCCTGAGGGCCGCGATGGCCAGGATCCCCGAGCCGCAGCCGTAATCCACAACCCTCGCCCCGTCGAGGTCCCGCCGGTCCAGCCATTCCAGGCACAGGGCGGTGGTGGGATGGGTGCCCGTGCCGAAGGCCAGGCCGGGATCCATGCGGATATTCACCGCCCTGGGATCCGGTGGTTCCAGCCAGTTGGGCACCACCCACAGGCGGTTACCGTAATACAGGGCCTCGAAACCATCCTTCCACGCCAGCTCCCACTCCTGATCCGGCAGGCATTCCACCACCGGGTCGGGCAGGGTACCCGACCAGCCGGCGGCGACCCCGTCGACCACCGCCGCCGGGTCCCGATCGGCGGCGAACAGCCCCGTTACCCAGGTGGCTCGCCACAGAGGCGCCGCCAGGGGGTCGGACTGGTACTGGGGCTCGTCGCCCGCATCCGCCAGGGTGACGGAAAGGGCCCCCTCGGCTTCGAGGGCCGCGACCAGATCATCGGCCTGGTCCGCGGTCACCTGGAATTTGATCTGGGTCCAGGCCATGGGCGCCGGCATCACACCTGCAGCAGCTTCTCCAGGTAATGGATGTTGGTTCCACCCCCCTGGAAGCCGGCGTCCAACATCAGATCGCGATGGAGGGGGACGTTGGTCTTGATGCCTTCGATGACCATCTCGTCCAGGGCCGTGGCCATGCGGGCCAACGCCGACGGACGGCTGTCGCCCCAGGCGATCACCTTGGCGATCAGGGAGTCATAGTAGGGCGGCACCGTGTAACCGGAGTAGATGTGACTGTCCACCCGAATCCCGGGTCCCCCGGGGGAATGGTAGAGGGAGATGAGGCCGGGCGAGGGCAGAAAATTGCGCGGGTCCTCGGCGTTGATGCGGCATTCCACCGCATGGCCCCGCACCTCGATATCCTCCTGGCGGTAACGCAACGGCTCGCCCGCCGCTACCCGCAGTTGCTCCACCACCAGGTCGATGCCCGTCACCATCTCGGTCACCGGGTGCTCCACCTGAATACGGGTGTTCATCTCGATGAAGAAGAACTCGCCGTCCTCGTAGAGAAACTCGAAGGTGCCTGCCCCGCGGTAGCCGATCTCGCGACACGCGGCGGCGCAGCGCTCACCGATGAAGCGCCGGGTGTCGGCATCGATACCGGGGGCGGGGGCCTCCTCGATCACCTTCTGATGGCGCCGCTGCATGGAGCAGTCGCGCTCGCCCAGATGGATGGCGTTGCCGTGCTCGTCGGCAAGCACCTGGACCTCTACGTGACGGGGATTCTGGAGGTACTTCTCCAAGTAGACCTGGTCGTTACCGAAGGCCCCGGCGGCCTCGGCGCGGGTCAGGGAGATGGCATTGAGCAGGCCCGCCTCGCTGTGCACCACCCGCATGCCGCGCCCACCGCCACCAGCCGACGCCTTGATGATTACCGGGAAGCCGATGTCCCGGGCGATGCGCAGGTTTTCCTCGCCGTCGTCCCCCAGGGGGCCGTCGGACCCGGGCACGCAGGGCACGCCCGCCGCCTTCATGGCGGCGATGGCGGACACCTTGTCGCCCATCAGGCGGATGGTCTCGGAGCGCGGCCCCACGAAGATGAAGCCGCTCTGCTCCACCCGCTCGGCGAAGTCGGCGTTCTCCGCCAGGAAACCGTAGCCGGGGTGCACCGCCTGGGCGTCCGTGACCTCCGCGGCACTCACCACCGCCGGTATGTTGAGATAACTGTCCATGGAGGGTGGCGGACCGATGCAGACGGACTCGTCGGCCAGGCGCACGTGCTTGAGGTCACGGTCCGCCGACGAATGCACCGCCACGGTGCGGATCCCCAGTTCGCGGCAAGCCCTGAGAATGCGCAGGGCGATCTCGCCACGGTTGGCTATTACGATCTTATCGAGCATGGGATCACTCTATGGTGAAAAGGGTTTGGCCGTATTCCACCGGCTGGCCGTTCTCCACCATGATCCCCGTGATCACGCCGGACTTGTCGGCCTCGATCTGGTTAAGCAGTTTCATGGCCTCGATGATGCAAAGGACGGTGCCCTCCTCCACCCGCTGGCCCACCTCCACGAAGGGCTTGGCCCCGGGGGACGGCGCTCGATAGAAGGTACCCACCATGGGCGACAGCACCACGTCGCCGGTGTGGACCTCGGTAACATCACCGGCATCTGCTGCCGGTTCCGGTGGCATGGCCACGGGCTGAGGCGCAGGCGCGACCGGAGCGAGGGGATGGGTGGCCGTGCCGTAGCGGCTGATACGTACCGATTCCTCACCCTCGCAGATCTCCAACTCGGCCACGCCGGACTCTTCGAGCAGCTCGATGAGCTTCTTTATCTTTCTGATATCCATGACTTCCCCTTGTGCCTGGGCTCAGGGCGCCGGCGCCATGCGCCGCGCCGCGGCCGACAGGGCCATGTCATAGCCCTCGGCGCCGAACCCGCTGATAACTCCCACGGCGATGTCCGAGAAATAGGACCGCCGCCTGAAACCTTCCCGCCGGTGGACGTTGGACAGGTGGACCTCGATGAAGGGTATGTCCACCGCCAGCAGGGCATCCCGCAACGCCACGCTGGTATGGGTGAACGCCGCCGGATTGAAGATGATGAAGCCCACATCCGCCGCCGCCGCGCCGTGGATGCGGTCGATGAGCGCGTGCTCCGCGTTGCTCTGGTAGCAATCGAGGCCCAGCCCCGCCTCCTCGGCCAGCGCCACGAGACGGGCATCGATGGCGGCCAGGGTCTCCGTGCCGTACTTGTCGGGCTCGCGGGTGCCCAACAGGTTGAGATTCGGGCCATGCAGCACCAGTATGCGTCCCATCAGCCCCCCTTGGCCCGCTGAACCGGAAAGATAACGTCAAGATTAACGAAGTTTACCGCATAATAGTAGAGTTTAGCGCGGGCTCGACACCCATCAGGGACGCACCGGCCTGCCTTGACCCCCTCGAGAGCGGGGGGCCGAAGGGCGCCTTTTCACAGCAGTTCACCGAGGTGGGGCGCGAGCCGGGAGCGGCTGATCTCACCCTTGAAGCGGGCGACCACCCGTCCACGCCTGTCGTAGAGCACCGAGAAGGGCAGGGCACCCTGGAGATTGCCATAATCCTGAGCCACGCGGATGGCGTCCTCGTCCCCGACGAGCAGGGGAAAATCGAGGCCGTACTGCGCTGCGAACTCCCGTACCGCTGCGGCCTCGTCGATGGCCACTGCCACCACCTGAAAGCCCTGGCGGCCGAACTCTTGCTGCAGATCCGCGAACAGCGGCATCTCGCGCCGGCACGGCGGACACCAGGTGGCCCAGAAGTTGAGCAGCACCACCTTGCCGTCCCACTCGGCCGCCTCCCGGACATGGCCATCCAGGTCCGGCAAGGCGAACGCCGGGCGCTGGGCGGATAGCGTCGCCGGTCGGGATTCCGGCGCCCCGGGCTCCTCCACGGCCCCGAACAGCCACAGGGCCGAACCGGCCCCGGCCAGGGCGGCCATCAGGACGACCCCGCTCACGACCCACGGCAGACCCCTCATGCGTCCGGTACCGCCTTGCGGGCATGGGCCGCGAAGTCTTCGGCGTTCTTGAAACCGACCAGCCTGTAACCGCGCCGCTCCTCGCCGTCGGGGCCGAAGAACAGGATGGCCGGTGGTCCGAAGAGCTTGAATTCCTTCAGCAGCGCCTTGTCCTTCTCATCGTTGGGCGTGACGTCCGCCTTCAGCAGCACCACCCCCTCCAGGGCCTTCTGGACCTCGGGATCCGGCCAGGTGAAGCGCTCCAATTCGACACAACTGATGCACCAGTCGGCATAGAAGTCCAACATCACCGGCTTGCCCTGGGCCTGGGCCGCCTGAAGCTCCGCCTCCAGCCCGTCCACTCCCTTCACCTTGCGGAACTGCAGTCCCTGCTGTTGCGTGCCGCCACCGGGCCCGGAAGACGTCGCCCCGAGGCCCTTCAGGGGCTGGAACAGGTCGTTGTTGCCGCCTGACGCACCCACCAGCAACAACGCGCCGTATACCAGCATCACCAGGCCGAGCCCCTTCCATAGCTTGCGGTAGCCGCTGGCGTCCTTGCCCAGGGGCTCCAGGGCGCCCATGTAGATGGCGGAGACGATGAACAGGGTCGCCCACAGCAGCATGATGATGACGCCGGGCAGTACCCGGTCCAGCAGGTACAGGGCGACGGCGAGCATCAGCACGCCGAAGACGTGCTTGACCGCATTCATCCACGCCCCGGCCCGAGGCAGGACCTTGCCTTCCAGGGTGCCCATGGCCACCAGGGGCGCCCCCATGCCCATGCTGAGGGCGAACAGCGCGATGCCGCCGAGCACGGGATCCCCCTTCTGGCCGATGACGATGAGGGCGCCGGCCAGGGGTGGCGCTACGCAGGGTCCCACGATAAGGGCGGACAACAGGCCCATGATGGCCACACCGATGAGGCCGCCACCCTGCTGCCGGTTGCTGATCTCCGCCAGGCGCGCCTGCCAGCTGGCGGGGATCTGCAGGTCGTAGTAGCCGAACATGGACATGGACAGGGCCACGAACACCGCCGCGAAGGTGGTCAGGACCCAGGGGTTCTGTAGGGCGGCCTGGATGTTCGCCCCCGCCAGCCCCGCGATCACACCCGCCACGGTGTAGGTAAAGGCCATGGCCAGGACATAGACCAGGGACAGGGTGAAGGCCCGGCGCGTGGTGATCTGGCTGCCCTGGCCCACGATGATGCCGGACAGGATCGGGATCATGGGGAACACACAGGGCGTGAAGGCGAGCAGCAGTCCGGCCACGAAGAAGGCCAGCACCGCCCATACGGGGCTCTCCTCCAGCAGGGTGGCGAGGCGATCCTGCTCCGCCACCGGTTGCTCTGCTGCCGCGGCCGCGGTCGGGGCGGCGGGCCCGGCCGCCGCGCCCACGTCGGCACTGCCCGCCACGGTCACCGTCAGCTCCCGGGTGGCGGGGGGATAACAGATGCCGGCCTCGGCGCAGCCCTGGTAGCCCACCTTGAGGCGCAACTGGTCCTCGCCCGCGGGCATGCTCACGGGCAGCCTCGCCGCCACCTCGTCGTGGAATACGGCCACCTCGCCGAATGTGGGGTCCTCCTTCAACTCGCCCGGGGGCAGTTGTGCATCGCCAAGCAGAGCCCCGGCCGGCCCCAGGAGAGCGAACTGGAACTTGTCGCGATACAGGTAGTAGCCCTCGGCTATCTGCCAGCGGGCCTCCACCACGCCATCGCCCAGGGCATGGAGGGAGGGCCGGAAGGCCTCGTCGGGATGGAGGAACTCATTCGCCTCATCGTTGCCGAGGTCCAGGGGCAGCCGGGATACGGGGGGGGCCGCCGCCGCGGCGGGAACCACCTGATCGAGGAGGGTCTTCTGGGGGGGATAGCAGACACCGATGTCGGCACAGCCCTGACTGGTGACCTCGAGGCTGAAGGCCTCGCCGGCGGCCCCTGACACGGGCAGATCCACGGCCACGGTATCGCGGTAGATCTCCATGCGGCCGAAGAACTCGTCATCGATGACCTCGCCGCCGGGAAAGGTGGGCTGGCCGAGGGTGGCGTCACCCTTCTTGACGTCGAAGCGGAGCTTGTCGCGATAGAGGTAGTAGCCCTCCGCGATGCGCCATTCCAAGCGTACCCCCTCGGAGGTGGCCGCCGACTCGAGGCGGAAGGCCTGCTCCGGCATCAGCAGTTCCTCCCCGCCGCCCTGGGCCATGGCCGCCAGCGGGAAGAGGGCGAAGAACAGGTGGAGCCATTGATTCATTTATCATTCCTCAGCCAGTTGGCCATCCACTCCAGATAGGCCGGCAGACCGCCGTCCACGTCCAGTTTCAGGATTTCCGGCACATCGTAGGGGTGGGCCTGCGTCAGGCGCTCGCACAGGTCATCGAAGCGGCCGCCATCGGTCTTGATGACCATGAGGACCTCTTCATCGTCCTCGATACGGCCCTGCCATTCGTAGACGGACCGGACGCCGGGGACGATATTGACGCAGGCCGCGAGACGGGACTCCA
The Gammaproteobacteria bacterium DNA segment above includes these coding regions:
- a CDS encoding zinc-ribbon and DUF3426 domain-containing protein, whose translation is MIIKYTRCPHCRTVFRVHPEELPAAGSMRCGNCLKPFAVGEHLMDELPATPTAAGAWPEAEGDTPEPPIAVEAAPVAPFELAEEPDAAATLPASLAADTEVDGRPRSGWRALMGLLLAALLLGLLGGQAVVFHPGAVAEVAPQLAPLVERLMPLRRELLARGGDEDAVPYRDLTRIELLSRDVRSHPAIADALFARAVMANTAGLPQPFPAIGFTLFDVNGATLASREFRPEEYLGRPPPPVMTPHQPYQFTLSLVAPKLDAVSFEFTFH
- the prmA gene encoding 50S ribosomal protein L11 methyltransferase → MAWTQIKFQVTADQADDLVAALEAEGALSVTLADAGDEPQYQSDPLAAPLWRATWVTGLFAADRDPAAVVDGVAAGWSGTLPDPVVECLPDQEWELAWKDGFEALYYGNRLWVVPNWLEPPDPRAVNIRMDPGLAFGTGTHPTTALCLEWLDRRDLDGARVVDYGCGSGILAIAALRLGAAQAWATDIDSRAMDATADNARHNGVAHRLHVTAPLEIPGGSADVVVANILAGPLVDLVPTLEGLLAPAGTLLLSGLLEEQMGEVEAAYAPRLEPTARLLRDGWALLVLKRREAGR
- the accC gene encoding acetyl-CoA carboxylase biotin carboxylase subunit; this encodes MLDKIVIANRGEIALRILRACRELGIRTVAVHSSADRDLKHVRLADESVCIGPPPSMDSYLNIPAVVSAAEVTDAQAVHPGYGFLAENADFAERVEQSGFIFVGPRSETIRLMGDKVSAIAAMKAAGVPCVPGSDGPLGDDGEENLRIARDIGFPVIIKASAGGGGRGMRVVHSEAGLLNAISLTRAEAAGAFGNDQVYLEKYLQNPRHVEVQVLADEHGNAIHLGERDCSMQRRHQKVIEEAPAPGIDADTRRFIGERCAAACREIGYRGAGTFEFLYEDGEFFFIEMNTRIQVEHPVTEMVTGIDLVVEQLRVAAGEPLRYRQEDIEVRGHAVECRINAEDPRNFLPSPGLISLYHSPGGPGIRVDSHIYSGYTVPPYYDSLIAKVIAWGDSRPSALARMATALDEMVIEGIKTNVPLHRDLMLDAGFQGGGTNIHYLEKLLQV
- the accB gene encoding acetyl-CoA carboxylase biotin carboxyl carrier protein is translated as MDIRKIKKLIELLEESGVAELEICEGEESVRISRYGTATHPLAPVAPAPQPVAMPPEPAADAGDVTEVHTGDVVLSPMVGTFYRAPSPGAKPFVEVGQRVEEGTVLCIIEAMKLLNQIEADKSGVITGIMVENGQPVEYGQTLFTIE
- the aroQ gene encoding type II 3-dehydroquinate dehydratase; the encoded protein is MGRILVLHGPNLNLLGTREPDKYGTETLAAIDARLVALAEEAGLGLDCYQSNAEHALIDRIHGAAAADVGFIIFNPAAFTHTSVALRDALLAVDIPFIEVHLSNVHRREGFRRRSYFSDIAVGVISGFGAEGYDMALSAAARRMAPAP
- a CDS encoding TlpA disulfide reductase family protein; amino-acid sequence: MSGVVLMAALAGAGSALWLFGAVEEPGAPESRPATLSAQRPAFALPDLDGHVREAAEWDGKVVLLNFWATWCPPCRREMPLFADLQQEFGRQGFQVVAVAIDEAAAVREFAAQYGLDFPLLVGDEDAIRVAQDYGNLQGALPFSVLYDRRGRVVARFKGEISRSRLAPHLGELL
- a CDS encoding protein-disulfide reductase DsbD, which translates into the protein MNQWLHLFFALFPLAAMAQGGGEELLMPEQAFRLESAATSEGVRLEWRIAEGYYLYRDKLRFDVKKGDATLGQPTFPGGEVIDDEFFGRMEIYRDTVAVDLPVSGAAGEAFSLEVTSQGCADIGVCYPPQKTLLDQVVPAAAAAPPVSRLPLDLGNDEANEFLHPDEAFRPSLHALGDGVVEARWQIAEGYYLYRDKFQFALLGPAGALLGDAQLPPGELKEDPTFGEVAVFHDEVAARLPVSMPAGEDQLRLKVGYQGCAEAGICYPPATRELTVTVAGSADVGAAAGPAAPTAAAAAEQPVAEQDRLATLLEESPVWAVLAFFVAGLLLAFTPCVFPMIPILSGIIVGQGSQITTRRAFTLSLVYVLAMAFTYTVAGVIAGLAGANIQAALQNPWVLTTFAAVFVALSMSMFGYYDLQIPASWQARLAEISNRQQGGGLIGVAIMGLLSALIVGPCVAPPLAGALIVIGQKGDPVLGGIALFALSMGMGAPLVAMGTLEGKVLPRAGAWMNAVKHVFGVLMLAVALYLLDRVLPGVIIMLLWATLFIVSAIYMGALEPLGKDASGYRKLWKGLGLVMLVYGALLLVGASGGNNDLFQPLKGLGATSSGPGGGTQQQGLQFRKVKGVDGLEAELQAAQAQGKPVMLDFYADWCISCVELERFTWPDPEVQKALEGVVLLKADVTPNDEKDKALLKEFKLFGPPAILFFGPDGEERRGYRLVGFKNAEDFAAHARKAVPDA
- the cutA gene encoding divalent-cation tolerance protein CutA, translated to MTDPYKPAIVLCTGPDEATARRLAGMLVESRLAACVNIVPGVRSVYEWQGRIEDDEEVLMVIKTDGGRFDDLCERLTQAHPYDVPEILKLDVDGGLPAYLEWMANWLRNDK